AAGAACGAAAAAGCGGCTGTTTGACCAAAGAGAAAGACATCATGTGAGAGGTCAACCCAATGACCCCGTATGGTATGCTGTGGCACGCAAAGAAGCTGCGAGGACAAGCACTGCTGTGGTATCCCCCTGGCAGGCTGCGCCTGCACCCCCGCTTCTCACTTCTTGCTCACTGGAGAGTCTTCCGTAGAAGGTGGCCACGTTTCAGTGGCACTGCAACTCTTCGGCGACCTTCCCTCTGTTTCTATGTTGCTCACAAACTCTTCACTCCTTCAACCCACCTGtatttcctctctcctctctcttgtctcaTACGCCGTACACACAAATTCATCAAACACAACCCTCTTAAAACAAATCATAACGGCGACGGCGTGGTGAAGGTGCACACTTTCACTTTGCTTGAGAAACATAGTTTTCCATGCCGCCGAAGTTCGATCCCAACCAGGAGATCAtcgtggtggtgcgggcCGTCGGCGGTGAGGTGGCTGCGACGGCTTCTCTGGCCCCGAAGGTCGGTCCCCTCGGTCTCAACGCCAAGAAGATCGGTGAGGATATCGCCAAGTGCACCAAGGACTGGAAGGGTCTGAAGGTCACTTGCGAGCTGCGCGTCAAGAACCGTGTGGCGACGGTAGTGGTGACGCCGTCCGTGGCGTCTCGCCTCATTCGCGCGCTGAAGGAGCCGCCGCGCGACCGCAAGAAGGTCAAGAACATCAAGCACAGTGGCAACATCCCGTTCTCGGAGATCGTCAAGATCGCCAAGGAGTCGCAGGCTAAGTCTATGGGTAGTGACCTCAAGGCCGTCgtgatggaggtgctcgGCACGGCCGTGTCCATCGGGTGCACCGTTGACGGCGAGAGCCCGCGCGACATCCAAGCTAAGGTTCAGGAGGGCAAGCTGAAAGTCCCCAACTAGGGCGCCGTCTTGTGCGTGGGTTTCTCTtgcatgcgtgtgtacgtagcagtagctgctgctgctgagcgtgaatttttctccttttcgtttcacCTTTTCTCCTTGAGCAAACAGAAAAAACCAACGAAAG
This DNA window, taken from Leishmania panamensis strain MHOM/PA/94/PSC-1 chromosome 34 sequence, encodes the following:
- a CDS encoding 60S ribosomal protein L12, putative (TriTrypDB/GeneDB-style sysID: LpmP.34.2040), coding for MPPKFDPNQEIIVVVRAVGGEVAATASLAPKVGPLGLNAKKIGEDIAKCTKDWKGLKVTCELRVKNRVATVVVTPSVASRLIRALKEPPRDRKKVKNIKHSGNIPFSEIVKIAKESQAKSMGSDLKAVVMEVLGTAVSIGCTVDGESPRDIQAKVQEGKLKVPN